A part of Caretta caretta isolate rCarCar2 chromosome 1, rCarCar1.hap1, whole genome shotgun sequence genomic DNA contains:
- the LOC125629380 gene encoding uncharacterized protein LOC125629380 isoform X2: MGSSLSALQVQHRNELQYLLRKAQHDCPARALTLLLQEVCAKCPWYPEAGSLKLADWERLGQTLHKEPRAPVQALHAWHLCRDVVQRVASDRPSLARLVISPPPSAPAAIPPPGDATQRVASERPSPAPTEGLPIPPPPFAPAAIPPPASPPVPLLPPPPWPSPPEPVCDHPPPVGPPGGSSASAQKLSLVQQMVHAAKARSDLTAEELADLVSVCSVTWQNDDQGNPVGTWTTLSYSVVREDRCGFQLGVCDRHLNNMAWHQGLSNPIPEFQLTLEETALPPESTTTGRKWRRRSVPSQPVTWGAVKALVAAAQRRLAADQQPETPETLFVAILAQITANSVMIVCLLCLLFPKRSVPLLDDYIADVELLVILCL, translated from the exons atgggaagctccctctctgctttgcaagtgcaacaccgcaatgagctgcagtatttgctgcgtaaggctcagcatgactgcccggctcgagcacttactctcctgctacaggaggtgtgtgccaagtgcccgtggtatcctgaagccggaagccttaagctagcagactgggagcgattgggccagacattgcacaaagagcctcgggcgcccgtgcaggctttacatgcctggcacctctgccgcgatgtggtacagcgtgtcgcctccgataggccctccctcgcgaggctggtgatctcaccacccccgtctgctcctgcagccatcccccctcctggcgatgcgacacagcgtgtcgcctcggaaaggccctctccagcaccaacagaggggctgccgatcccgccgcccccgttcgctcctgcagccatccctccccctgcttcgcccccagtgcctctattaccaccgcctccctggccttccccaccggagccggtgtgtgatcaccctccccccgtggggccccccggagggtcatctgcatctgctcagaagctttcgctggtgcaacaaatggttcacgcagcgaaagctcgatcagatcttacagcggaggagctggctgatctggtctccgtTTGctcggtgacctggcagaatgatgaccagggcaaccccgtgggcacctggaccactttgtcatactcggtggttagagag gaccgttgtgggttccagctcggtgtgtgcgaccggcacttaaacaacatggcatggcaccagggactgtcgaatcccataccggagtttcagctgaccttggaggagaccgcgttgccccccgagtcgacaacgacgggacggaaatggaggaggcgtagcgtcccaagccagcccgtgacatggggagcagtaaaagcattggtcgccgcggctcaacgaagactggcagcagatcaacagccagagactcctgagactttgtttgtggcgattctcgcccaaatcactgctaattctgtgatgattgtgtgccttttgtgcctgctatttcctaaaagaagtgtaccccttttagatgattatattgcagatgttgagcttttggttattttgtgtttgtaa
- the LOC125629380 gene encoding uncharacterized protein LOC125629380 isoform X1, with product MGSSLSALQVQHRNELQYLLRKAQHDCPARALTLLLQEVCAKCPWYPEAGSLKLADWERLGQTLHKEPRAPVQALHAWHLCRDVVQRVASDRPSLARLVISPPPSAPAAIPPPGDATQRVASERPSPAPTEGLPIPPPPFAPAAIPPPASPPVPLLPPPPWPSPPEPVCDHPPPVGPPGGSSASAQKLSLVQQMVHAAKARSDLTAEELADLVSVCSVTWQNDDQGNPVGTWTTLSYSVVREVRKAIREFGLTSTFVRGLVEGIGTGYSLIPEDWKTLLRMMLSPSQYVIWLSEYRQMAERQAQDRCGFQLGVCDRHLNNMAWHQGLSNPIPEFQLTLEETALPPESTTTGRKWRRRSVPSQPVTWGAVKALVAAAQRRLAADQQPETPETLFVAILAQITANSVMIVCLLCLLFPKRSVPLLDDYIADVELLVILCL from the exons atgggaagctccctctctgctttgcaagtgcaacaccgcaatgagctgcagtatttgctgcgtaaggctcagcatgactgcccggctcgagcacttactctcctgctacaggaggtgtgtgccaagtgcccgtggtatcctgaagccggaagccttaagctagcagactgggagcgattgggccagacattgcacaaagagcctcgggcgcccgtgcaggctttacatgcctggcacctctgccgcgatgtggtacagcgtgtcgcctccgataggccctccctcgcgaggctggtgatctcaccacccccgtctgctcctgcagccatcccccctcctggcgatgcgacacagcgtgtcgcctcggaaaggccctctccagcaccaacagaggggctgccgatcccgccgcccccgttcgctcctgcagccatccctccccctgcttcgcccccagtgcctctattaccaccgcctccctggccttccccaccggagccggtgtgtgatcaccctccccccgtggggccccccggagggtcatctgcatctgctcagaagctttcgctggtgcaacaaatggttcacgcagcgaaagctcgatcagatcttacagcggaggagctggctgatctggtctccgtTTGctcggtgacctggcagaatgatgaccagggcaaccccgtgggcacctggaccactttgtcatactcggtggttagagaggtgaggaaagcaattcgtgagtttggcctgactagcacctttgtgcgtggtctcgttgaagggataggtactgggtactccctaatccctgaggattggaaaacgctgctgcgcatgatgttgtcacccagtcagtatgttatttggcttagtgagtatcggcagatggcagaacgccaagctcag gaccgttgtgggttccagctcggtgtgtgcgaccggcacttaaacaacatggcatggcaccagggactgtcgaatcccataccggagtttcagctgaccttggaggagaccgcgttgccccccgagtcgacaacgacgggacggaaatggaggaggcgtagcgtcccaagccagcccgtgacatggggagcagtaaaagcattggtcgccgcggctcaacgaagactggcagcagatcaacagccagagactcctgagactttgtttgtggcgattctcgcccaaatcactgctaattctgtgatgattgtgtgccttttgtgcctgctatttcctaaaagaagtgtaccccttttagatgattatattgcagatgttgagcttttggttattttgtgtttgtaa